The Desulfonatronum sp. SC1 genome window below encodes:
- a CDS encoding DUF493 family protein → MKDFDQFRKLLDEQCQWPSVYTFKFIVPKARAEELLAVFRSCPEVSVRESSQGKYLSVTANMLMSSSDGVVAVYEAVAGIEGIIAL, encoded by the coding sequence ATGAAGGATTTCGATCAATTCCGGAAACTGCTGGACGAGCAGTGCCAGTGGCCCTCGGTGTACACCTTCAAATTCATCGTGCCCAAGGCCCGGGCGGAGGAACTGCTGGCTGTTTTCAGGTCCTGCCCGGAAGTCTCGGTGCGGGAATCGAGCCAGGGAAAGTATCTGAGCGTCACGGCGAACATGCTCATGTCCTCCAGCGACGGGGTCGTGGCGGTGTATGAGGCCGTGGCGGGGATTGAGGGCATCATCGCGCTGTAA
- a CDS encoding dihydroorotate dehydrogenase, translated as MPEDTLLAAPAASSPVCRELTVSELRRTGSESGLASPSGAGPDHSHWLLDLELSEGFPGEDGWTPGQFVMLRPVSWAFEPLWARPFSICMLERGVLRIFFQVVGRGTRAMSALRRGDRVVVWGPLGRGFVVEPETSTLLLAGGIGLAPFIGYARRHPRPDKARLFFGHRPEIAEYPLDLLPEAVVVEASRQTCAEELACFVGDLERRIAEYAARQGLILACGPHPFLQAVQSLALKHRARTQLSLENRMACGVGACLGCVTETTNQGLPVKVCTQGPVFWAQDVNLGGAA; from the coding sequence ATGCCTGAAGACACACTCTTGGCGGCTCCCGCCGCCTCTTCCCCGGTTTGCCGCGAGCTCACGGTTTCGGAACTGCGCCGGACCGGTTCGGAATCCGGCCTTGCATCGCCTTCGGGCGCTGGTCCGGATCATTCGCACTGGTTGCTGGATCTCGAATTGTCGGAGGGTTTCCCCGGCGAGGATGGATGGACGCCCGGACAGTTCGTGATGCTACGGCCGGTTTCCTGGGCCTTCGAACCCTTGTGGGCCAGGCCCTTTTCCATCTGTATGCTGGAGCGGGGCGTATTGCGCATTTTTTTCCAGGTGGTCGGCCGGGGGACCAGGGCCATGAGCGCCTTGCGCCGCGGGGACCGGGTCGTTGTCTGGGGGCCGCTGGGCCGGGGGTTCGTCGTGGAGCCGGAGACGTCCACGCTGCTGTTGGCCGGAGGCATTGGGCTGGCGCCGTTCATCGGTTACGCCCGGCGTCATCCCCGGCCCGACAAGGCGCGGCTTTTTTTCGGCCATCGCCCGGAAATCGCCGAATACCCTCTGGATCTGCTGCCGGAAGCCGTGGTCGTGGAAGCCTCCCGCCAGACCTGCGCCGAGGAATTGGCCTGCTTCGTGGGCGATCTGGAGCGCCGAATCGCGGAATACGCCGCCAGGCAGGGGCTGATTCTGGCCTGCGGGCCGCATCCGTTTCTGCAAGCCGTCCAGTCCCTGGCCCTGAAACACCGGGCCAGGACGCAGCTTTCCCTGGAGAACCGCATGGCCTGCGGGGTGGGGGCGTGCCTGGGGTGCGTGACCGAGACGACGAATCAGGGCTTGCCGGTGAAGGTCTGCACCCAGGGGCCGGTGTTCTGGGCCCAGGACGTGAATCTTGGAGGGGCGGCATGA
- a CDS encoding dihydroorotate dehydrogenase codes for MNLAVELAGLWLKNPVLTASGTFGYGVEFAPYGDLTELGGIVVKGLSWEPRAGNPMPRIAETPCGMLNAIGLQNIGARRFVEEKLPLLPWAEVPVIANLYACDVEDFARLAEYLAGQEGVAALEVNISCPNVQAGGVLFGQDPAQAARVTRAVKDRAGTKPVIVKLSPNVTDITAVAKAAADGGADILALINTLSGMAVDVRTRKPRLANVIGGLSGPAIKPVGLRCVLQVSRAVDLPIIGLGGIASAEDVLEYILVGAWAVQVGTANFLRPDTAFRITADLPQLLDELGVSSWEEFRGALRG; via the coding sequence ATGAATCTCGCGGTGGAATTGGCCGGGCTGTGGTTGAAGAATCCGGTGCTGACCGCGTCCGGAACCTTTGGGTACGGCGTGGAGTTCGCGCCCTACGGCGACCTGACCGAACTCGGCGGGATCGTGGTCAAGGGCCTTTCCTGGGAACCCCGGGCGGGCAATCCCATGCCTCGGATTGCTGAAACGCCCTGCGGCATGCTCAACGCCATCGGCTTGCAGAATATCGGGGCGCGCCGTTTCGTCGAGGAAAAGCTCCCGTTGCTGCCCTGGGCCGAGGTGCCGGTCATCGCCAACCTGTACGCCTGCGACGTCGAGGACTTTGCCCGGCTGGCGGAATACCTGGCCGGGCAGGAGGGCGTCGCGGCCCTGGAGGTGAACATTTCCTGCCCCAACGTCCAGGCCGGGGGAGTGCTCTTTGGCCAGGACCCGGCCCAGGCGGCCCGGGTGACCCGGGCTGTCAAGGACCGGGCCGGGACCAAGCCGGTGATCGTCAAGCTCTCTCCCAACGTCACGGACATCACTGCCGTTGCCAAGGCCGCGGCGGACGGGGGGGCGGACATTCTGGCCCTGATCAACACCCTGTCCGGCATGGCCGTGGACGTGCGCACCCGCAAGCCCCGGCTGGCCAACGTCATCGGCGGCCTGTCCGGACCGGCGATCAAGCCCGTGGGGCTGCGCTGCGTGCTTCAGGTCAGCCGGGCCGTGGACCTGCCGATCATCGGGCTGGGGGGCATCGCCTCGGCCGAGGACGTGCTGGAGTACATCCTGGTGGGAGCGTGGGCCGTACAGGTCGGCACGGCCAATTTTCTGCGTCCGGACACGGCGTTCCGCATCACGGCCGACCTGCCGCAACTGCTGGACGAGCTGGGCGTGAGTTCGTGGGAGGAGTTTCGGGGCGCTTTGCGGGGGTGA
- a CDS encoding PEP/pyruvate-binding domain-containing protein: MFSLLDQLIAKSKITMRIAPEELAFQRKYLFFKKLLSHNNKALQLINALENLLYDSQPFTFDEVLCQCEELVGVVYELSEDLNALSGGKYSELFGAAERIGIQVLRGLTRQRKLEKTCLVLPLVRLSHENMGQVGGKAANLGEVSNRVGLPTPKGFAVSAYACHDFFRSAGLYEAIRGELKGVDIQDTTQLTKACTAVQQLIMAAPLPEDLECRIFYEAKELFREFGPQTRLAVRSSATGEDSESSFAGQHSTVLNVTQDTILDAYKEVVASMYNPRAVFYRRSVGYRDQDMVMCVLCLNMVDARVSGVMYTQDPNEPESHNLIISAAWGLGVSVVDGSMPTDLWRVHSEKSEPEYVGARKARRIAMNPEGGIHDVPVEEHLRDQPCLSGDEVHALTEYGRMLERHYKRPLDIEWAMDQAGKLFILQARPLNLTLPEQDPRACAEAEATALEGHDVLLCGGTTAAAGTAGGPAFVLKTEHNLTAVPEGAILIAPQTSTLYVPLMGKIRGIITDVGSVTGHMASVAREFGVPTLVGTDNATSVIPHGEEITLDASRRTVYAGRVMALIQARPRTNLMKGSPLFRLVKDTLKKVVPLNLIDPKRDDFRPDGCLTLHDVVRFAHEKAMVEMFRIDDDIQEDVHHAVKLKTPLPLNTYILDLGGGFKTPPEEGAVDREQIASRPFLALLRGMEHPGVHWVGPAGVRLSGFAALIAEKILNDPDHGSPRGGPNYAIISDDYLHYNARLGYHFVTIDTYCGQQVNDNYIIFSFKGGAADVSRRTKRAMMIAAILKRLGLRVEHTGDMVRGEIKKYDYPRMEEKLDFLGRLLGSVRLLDMVLSDEAQIPWYVEQFFKGNYSFEQ, encoded by the coding sequence ATGTTTTCCTTGCTTGACCAGTTGATCGCCAAAAGCAAAATCACCATGCGCATCGCACCGGAAGAATTGGCTTTCCAACGCAAATACCTGTTTTTCAAGAAACTGCTCAGCCACAACAATAAGGCCTTGCAGTTGATCAACGCCTTGGAAAATCTACTCTACGACTCCCAGCCCTTCACCTTCGACGAGGTTCTCTGCCAGTGCGAGGAGTTGGTGGGCGTGGTCTACGAACTGTCCGAGGACCTGAACGCGCTTTCCGGCGGCAAGTATTCGGAGCTGTTCGGCGCGGCTGAACGGATCGGCATCCAGGTTCTGCGAGGATTGACCAGGCAACGCAAGCTGGAAAAAACCTGTCTCGTGCTCCCTCTGGTTCGACTCAGCCATGAAAATATGGGCCAGGTCGGCGGCAAGGCGGCCAACCTGGGCGAAGTGTCCAACCGCGTCGGCCTGCCCACGCCCAAGGGGTTCGCGGTCTCGGCCTACGCCTGTCACGATTTTTTCCGCTCCGCGGGGCTGTACGAGGCCATCCGCGGCGAACTGAAAGGCGTGGACATCCAGGACACCACGCAACTCACCAAGGCCTGCACCGCCGTGCAGCAACTGATCATGGCCGCCCCGCTGCCCGAAGACCTGGAATGCCGCATCTTCTACGAGGCCAAGGAGCTGTTTCGCGAGTTCGGGCCGCAAACCCGGCTCGCCGTCCGCAGCAGCGCCACGGGCGAGGATTCGGAATCCTCCTTCGCCGGTCAGCACTCCACGGTCCTCAACGTCACCCAGGACACCATCCTCGACGCCTACAAGGAAGTCGTGGCCAGCATGTACAATCCTCGCGCGGTCTTTTACCGCCGCAGCGTGGGCTACCGGGACCAGGACATGGTCATGTGCGTGCTTTGCCTGAACATGGTCGACGCCCGGGTCAGCGGGGTGATGTACACCCAGGACCCCAACGAGCCGGAAAGCCATAACCTGATCATCAGCGCGGCCTGGGGCCTGGGCGTGAGCGTGGTGGACGGCTCCATGCCCACGGATTTGTGGCGGGTGCATTCCGAGAAAAGCGAGCCGGAATACGTCGGAGCGCGCAAGGCTAGGCGAATCGCCATGAACCCCGAAGGCGGGATCCACGACGTCCCTGTGGAAGAGCATCTGCGGGACCAACCCTGCCTGAGCGGCGACGAGGTCCACGCTTTAACCGAATACGGACGAATGCTGGAAAGGCACTATAAACGCCCTTTGGACATTGAATGGGCCATGGACCAGGCTGGCAAGCTCTTCATTCTGCAGGCCCGGCCCTTGAACCTGACGCTGCCGGAGCAGGACCCTCGAGCCTGCGCCGAGGCGGAGGCCACGGCCCTGGAAGGGCATGACGTCCTGTTGTGCGGCGGCACCACGGCCGCTGCCGGCACGGCCGGCGGTCCGGCCTTCGTTCTGAAGACCGAGCACAACCTGACCGCCGTGCCCGAAGGAGCGATTCTGATCGCCCCTCAGACCTCGACCCTGTACGTGCCGCTGATGGGCAAGATCCGGGGAATCATCACCGACGTGGGCAGCGTCACCGGGCACATGGCCTCAGTGGCCCGGGAGTTCGGCGTTCCGACCCTGGTGGGCACGGACAACGCCACCAGCGTCATTCCCCACGGCGAGGAAATCACCTTGGACGCCTCCCGCCGGACCGTCTACGCCGGACGGGTGATGGCCCTGATCCAGGCCAGGCCGCGAACCAATCTGATGAAGGGCAGTCCGTTGTTCCGGCTGGTCAAGGACACGTTGAAAAAAGTCGTCCCCTTGAACCTGATCGATCCCAAGCGCGACGACTTCCGCCCCGACGGCTGCCTGACCTTGCACGACGTGGTCCGCTTCGCCCATGAAAAAGCCATGGTGGAAATGTTTCGCATCGACGACGACATCCAGGAAGACGTTCACCACGCGGTCAAGTTGAAGACGCCCTTGCCCCTGAACACCTACATCCTGGACCTCGGCGGAGGATTCAAGACGCCCCCGGAGGAAGGGGCCGTGGATCGGGAACAGATCGCCTCCCGTCCGTTCCTGGCTCTGCTCCGGGGCATGGAGCATCCCGGCGTGCATTGGGTGGGACCGGCGGGAGTCCGGTTGTCCGGTTTCGCGGCGCTCATCGCCGAAAAGATCCTCAACGACCCGGACCACGGAAGTCCCAGGGGAGGACCGAACTACGCCATTATTTCCGACGACTACCTGCACTACAACGCCCGGCTGGGCTACCATTTCGTGACCATCGACACCTACTGCGGCCAACAGGTCAACGACAATTACATCATCTTCTCGTTCAAGGGCGGGGCCGCGGACGTGTCGCGACGAACCAAGCGCGCGATGATGATCGCGGCCATTCTCAAGCGCCTGGGACTGCGGGTCGAACACACGGGGGACATGGTGCGCGGGGAAATCAAGAAATACGATTATCCCCGGATGGAGGAAAAACTGGATTTTCTCGGCCGACTCCTGGGCTCGGTCCGTCTCCTGGACATGGTCCTCTCCGACGAGGCCCAGATTCCCTGGTACGTGGAGCAGTTCTTCAAGGGCAACTACTCATTCGAGCAATGA
- a CDS encoding aspartate carbamoyltransferase catalytic subunit: MLWPHKDLLCITQLTAAEILYVFRMARRFAEINTRPVKKVPTLKGKSVILFFVEPSTRTKTSFDIAGKRLSADTYSLAASSSSLRKGENLKDSALTLQAMHPDALVLRHHQSGASEFLARRLSCSVINAGDGWHAHPTQALLDGFTLSEVWGDDMAGKTVLIVGDIAHSRVARSDVLLFTALGAQVRICAPRTLLPAGVRQWPVEVFSDLTEACKGVDAVVCLRLQLERQKAGLLPDLREYARTYGLGARHLSKANPGVLVMHPGPMNRGVEIDAALADAENSLILDQVSAGVATRMALLFLFLTRKDATDQGDARGDQVESPQPQSPSLQED, translated from the coding sequence ATGCTTTGGCCCCACAAGGACCTGCTCTGCATTACGCAACTGACCGCGGCTGAAATCCTGTACGTTTTCCGGATGGCCCGCCGTTTCGCCGAGATCAATACCCGCCCGGTGAAAAAAGTGCCGACGCTCAAGGGCAAGAGCGTCATCCTGTTTTTCGTCGAACCAAGCACGCGGACCAAGACCTCCTTCGACATCGCGGGAAAGCGGCTCTCGGCGGACACCTATTCCCTGGCCGCCTCTTCCAGCAGCCTGCGCAAGGGCGAGAACCTCAAGGATTCGGCCCTGACCCTCCAGGCCATGCATCCGGACGCCCTGGTCCTGCGGCACCATCAGAGCGGGGCCAGCGAATTTCTGGCTCGTCGGCTGTCCTGCTCGGTGATCAACGCCGGTGACGGCTGGCATGCCCATCCCACGCAAGCCCTGCTGGACGGGTTCACCCTGAGCGAGGTCTGGGGGGACGACATGGCCGGGAAGACCGTGCTCATCGTCGGCGATATCGCTCACAGTCGGGTGGCCCGGTCCGACGTGCTGCTGTTCACGGCCCTGGGGGCCCAGGTTCGGATCTGCGCGCCGCGGACCCTGTTGCCCGCTGGAGTGAGGCAGTGGCCGGTGGAGGTATTTTCAGATCTGACCGAGGCGTGCAAGGGCGTGGACGCGGTCGTCTGTCTGCGGTTGCAGTTGGAACGCCAAAAGGCCGGGCTTTTGCCCGACCTGCGGGAGTATGCCAGGACCTACGGCCTGGGAGCCCGACATCTGAGTAAAGCCAATCCAGGGGTGCTGGTGATGCATCCCGGGCCCATGAACCGAGGGGTGGAAATCGACGCGGCCCTGGCGGACGCGGAAAACAGCCTGATTCTGGATCAGGTCTCCGCCGGCGTGGCCACCCGCATGGCCTTGCTGTTTCTCTTTCTGACCCGCAAAGACGCTACGGACCAGGGCGACGCGCGGGGCGATCAGGTCGAATCCCCTCAACCTCAATCTCCGTCGCTTCAGGAGGACTAG
- a CDS encoding dihydroorotase, with translation MPGPDLIVRNVLWQDELVSLWIEQGVVRRLAPPDEPCSEGEQLHGGGALLLPGLIDAHVHLREPGFEYKEDIASGLEAAARGGFSAVLAMANTRPVNDSAAVTSFMRDRAAATHPLGPRLHPVGALTKGLVGQELAPLAELAEAGCVAFSNDGLPVASPDLFRRAMEYASDLGLVVIDHCEDPVLAEGASMNEGRISGLLGLKGQPVVAESMQVARDILLAEYLDLPIHLAHISCRQSVELIRWAKARGVRVSAETCPHYLLWTEEMVQGYNTLAKVNPPLRTDDDVLALRQAVREGVIDILVTDHAPHADHEKEVPMDEAPNGISGLDTALSLSWKLVREGVLSPQDLCALWSARPGALFSLPVNRFQPGDPADFILFNPDLEWTVTPETLRSKGKNTPCLGQTLPGRVVAHGIAGKILFHNVDAS, from the coding sequence ATGCCCGGACCGGATCTCATCGTGCGCAACGTGCTCTGGCAGGACGAACTGGTCAGCCTGTGGATCGAGCAAGGCGTGGTGCGGCGCTTGGCCCCGCCGGACGAACCGTGCTCCGAGGGTGAACAGCTGCACGGCGGCGGAGCGCTGCTCTTGCCCGGGCTGATTGACGCCCATGTCCATCTGCGCGAGCCCGGGTTCGAATACAAGGAAGACATCGCTTCCGGCCTGGAGGCCGCTGCCCGGGGCGGGTTTTCCGCCGTGCTGGCCATGGCCAACACCAGGCCGGTCAACGACTCCGCGGCGGTTACGTCATTCATGCGCGACAGGGCCGCCGCGACCCATCCTTTGGGACCGCGCCTGCATCCCGTCGGGGCGTTGACCAAAGGCTTGGTCGGTCAAGAGCTGGCCCCGCTGGCGGAGCTGGCCGAGGCCGGATGCGTGGCCTTTTCCAACGACGGCCTGCCGGTGGCCAGTCCGGACCTGTTTCGTCGGGCCATGGAGTACGCTTCCGACCTGGGCCTGGTGGTGATCGATCACTGCGAAGACCCGGTCCTGGCCGAGGGAGCGAGCATGAATGAAGGCCGGATCAGCGGTCTGCTGGGCCTCAAGGGGCAGCCGGTGGTGGCCGAGAGCATGCAGGTGGCCCGGGACATCCTGCTGGCCGAATACCTGGACCTGCCGATCCATCTGGCCCATATTAGTTGTCGGCAATCCGTGGAGCTGATCCGCTGGGCCAAGGCCCGTGGAGTGCGGGTCAGCGCCGAGACCTGCCCGCATTACCTGCTCTGGACCGAGGAAATGGTCCAGGGATACAACACTCTGGCCAAGGTCAATCCTCCCCTGCGCACCGACGACGACGTGCTGGCCCTGCGCCAGGCCGTGAGGGAAGGGGTGATCGACATCCTGGTCACGGACCACGCGCCCCACGCGGACCACGAGAAGGAAGTCCCCATGGACGAGGCCCCCAACGGGATCAGCGGGCTGGATACGGCCTTGTCCCTGAGTTGGAAGCTGGTTCGCGAAGGCGTATTGTCGCCGCAAGACCTTTGCGCGCTGTGGTCCGCGCGACCCGGAGCGCTGTTTTCCCTGCCGGTGAACCGTTTTCAGCCCGGCGATCCCGCGGACTTCATTCTCTTCAACCCGGACCTGGAATGGACGGTCACCCCGGAAACGCTGCGCTCCAAAGGCAAGAACACTCCATGCCTTGGGCAAACACTGCCGGGGCGGGTCGTGGCACACGGGATTGCCGGTAAAATTTTGTTTCATAACGTCGATGCATCGTAA